One segment of Setaria viridis chromosome 4, Setaria_viridis_v4.0, whole genome shotgun sequence DNA contains the following:
- the LOC117854194 gene encoding uncharacterized protein, with the protein MDANTVQSGVMVNMDAIVSLAILLLVTGAGASKHADLPAGPAVKSPKTMAPMVYWQAVLPETPMPQAIHDLLTQSTGHVSQDNKGLAQGENSRKVTASYGSQGEEDTRKVTTSHKSQGEDSRKVTASYGSQDDGDSMKIMMSYGSQCKDNSRKATTSYGSQGDEESRKVTTSYGSKGEEDSRKLTTSYGSQGDELSRKTTTSYGSQGDELSRKTTTSYGSQGDELSRKATTSYGSQGDELSRKTTTSYGSQGDELSRKTTTSYGSQGDELSRKTTTSYGSQGDELSRKTTTSYGSQGDELSRKATTSYGSQGDELSRKTTTSYGSQGDELSRKATTSYGSQGDELSRKTTTSYGSQGEKDSRKATTSYRSQGDRHDHIHSHNNGNKLADVFFFHDVLRPGSIITPTIPPTTSLPPLLPRHEAETIPFSTKRFGDILTMFAPASHAMADEIRWTLDTCEHPQTLAGEKASCATSFESLAKLPAALLGIRNVHAFSGDMPIDPAGTTARRGRYNVTAVRKLSDSPMVAACHDLTYPYAVYYCHTTNPAAAYLVTLAAEDGGAPAMEALAVCHLDTSQWTPRHPFLVAHNLKPGDAVVCHFLSKLSIVWVPAGEQGGAREARKNAKYLRAFA; encoded by the exons ATGGACGCCAACACAGTTCAAAGTGGTGTCATGGTCAATATGGATGCCATTGTGTCGCTCGCCATACTCCTCCTG GTTACTGGAGCAGGAGCAAGCAAACATGCAGATCTGCCAGCTGGGCCTGCCGTGAAGTCGCCTAAGACCATGGCGCCAATGGTGTATTGGCAAGCAGTTCTTCCTGAGACTCCGATGCCCCAAGCCATACACGACTTGTTGACCCAATCTACAG GACATGTCTCTCAGGATAATAAAGGTTTGGCACAAGGGGAGAACTCAAGAAAAGTCACCGCATCATATGGGTCCCAAGGTGAGGAGGACACAAGGAAGGTCACTACTTCACATAAGTCCCAAGGTGAGGACTCAAGGAAGGTCACCGCCTCATATGGGTCCCAAGATGATGGAGACTCAATGAAAATAATGATGTCATATGGATCTCAATGTAAGGACAACTCAAGGAAGGCCACCACATCATATGGGTCTCAAGGTGATGAGGAATCTAGAAAGGTCACAACTTCATATGGGTCCAAAGGTGAGGAGGACTCAAGGAAGCTCACCACATCATATGGGTCCCAAGGTGATGAGTTATCAAGAAAGACCACCACATCATATGGGTCCCAAGGTGATGAGTTATCAAGAAAGACCACCACATCATATGGGTCCCAAGGTGATGAGTTATCAAGAAAGGCCACCACATCATATGGGTCCCAAGGTGATGAGTTATCAAGAAAGACCACCACATCATATGGGTCCCAAGGTGATGAGTTATCAAGAAAGACCACCACATCATATGGGTCCCAAGGTGATGAGTTATCAAGAAAGACCACCACATCATATGGGTCCCAAGGTGATGAGTTATCAAGAAAGACCACCACATCATATGGGTCCCAAGGTGATGAGTTATCAAGAAAGGCCACCACATCATATGGGTCCCAAGGTGATGAGTTATCAAGAAAGACCACCACATCATATGGGTCCCAAGGTGATGAGTTATCAAGAAAGGCTACCACATCATATGGGTCCCAAGGTGATGAGTTATCAAGAAAGACCACCACATCATATGGGTCCCAAGGTGAGAAGGATTCAAGGAAGGCCACTACTTCATATAGGTCCCAAG GGGACAGGCATGACCATATTCACAGCCACAACAACGGCAACAAGCTAGCAGACGTGTTCTTCTTCCATGACGTGCTACGGCCAGGGTCCATTATCACACCGACCATCCCACCGACCACATCCTTGCCACCCCTGCTACCGCGCCACGAGGCTGAAACCATTCCATTCTCCACCAAGCGCTTCGGCGACATCCTTACCATGTTCGCGCCAGCGTCCCATGCCATGGCAGATGAGATACGGTGGACTCTGGACACTTGCGAGCACCCGCAGACACTCGCAGGAGAGAAGGCCAGCTGCGCCACGTCCTTCGAGTCCCTCGCAAAGCTCCCTGCTGCCCTCCTTGGGATACGCAATGTCCATGCTTTCTCGGGTGACATGCCCATCGACCCTGCGGGCACGACGGCGCGACGGGGGAGGTATAACGTGACGGCTGTGCGGAAGCTCTCCGACTCTCCGATGGTCGCGGCGTGCCATGACCTGACGTACCCCTACGCGGTGTACTACTGCCACACGACGAACCCAGCGGCGGCGTACCTGGTGACGCTGGCGGCCGAGGATGGCGGGGCGCCGGCGATGGAGGCCCTAGCCGTGTGCCACCTGGACACGTCGCAGTGGACCCCCAGACACCCGTTCCTAGTGGCGCACAATCTCAAGCCAGGTGATGCGGTGGTGTGCCATTTCCTCTCTAAGCTCAGCATAGTCTGGGTCCCGGCCGGCGAGCAAGGAGGCGCACGTGAAGCCCGGAAGAACGCAAAGTACCTGAGGGCATTTGCATGA